From the genome of Mycobacterium dioxanotrophicus, one region includes:
- a CDS encoding thymidylate synthase, whose protein sequence is MPIATPYEDLLRLVLQTGTPKSDRTGTGTRSVFGHQMRYDLADGFPLITTKKVHTKSVVYELLWFLRGDSNVRWLQERGVTIWDEWASETGDLGPVYGVQWRSWPTPSGEHIDQISNSLELLKRDPDSRRNIVSAWNVGEIPQMALPPCHAFFQFYVADGKLSCQLFQRSADLFLGVPFNIASYALLTHMMAAQAGLEVGEFIWTGGDCHIYDNHVDQVTLQLTRDPRPYPELVLAPRDSIFDYTYEDIAILNYDPHPAIKAPVAV, encoded by the coding sequence GTGCCCATCGCGACGCCGTACGAGGATCTGCTGCGGCTGGTGCTGCAGACCGGAACGCCGAAGTCCGACCGCACCGGCACCGGAACCCGCAGCGTGTTCGGTCACCAGATGCGCTACGACCTCGCCGACGGTTTCCCGCTGATCACCACCAAGAAGGTGCACACCAAATCCGTCGTCTACGAGCTGCTGTGGTTTTTGCGCGGTGACTCCAACGTGCGGTGGCTGCAGGAGCGCGGGGTCACCATCTGGGATGAATGGGCTTCTGAGACAGGTGATCTCGGGCCCGTCTACGGTGTGCAGTGGCGGTCCTGGCCGACTCCCTCGGGTGAACACATCGATCAGATCAGCAATTCCCTTGAGCTGCTCAAGCGTGATCCGGACTCCCGGCGCAACATCGTCTCGGCGTGGAATGTCGGCGAGATTCCACAGATGGCCCTGCCGCCCTGCCACGCGTTCTTCCAGTTCTACGTCGCCGACGGCAAGCTGTCCTGCCAGCTGTTTCAGCGCAGCGCCGACCTGTTCCTCGGAGTGCCGTTCAACATCGCGAGCTATGCACTGCTGACCCACATGATGGCGGCCCAGGCGGGTCTGGAGGTCGGCGAGTTCATCTGGACGGGCGGGGACTGCCACATCTACGACAACCACGTCGACCAGGTCACGCTGCAGCTGACGCGCGATCCCCGGCCGTACCCGGAACTCGTTCTGGCCCCGCGTGATTCGATCTTCGACTACACCTACGAAGACATCGCGATCCTGAACTACGACCCGCACCCAGCCATCAAGGCCCCTGTCGCGGTATGA
- a CDS encoding dienelactone hydrolase family protein, with protein sequence MPTIKDTITTPDGTCAVTLATPEGHGPWPGVVMYPDAGGARATFDDMAAKLAGYGFAVLVPDVYYRDPGWKPFEMATVFGDAGERNRLFAMMRKVTPDVMAADAAAFFDYLAARPEVTDAKFGTTGYCMGGRTSLVVAGRVPDRVAAAMSFHGGGLASDDPGSPHLLADKIQAAVYVGGAENDSSFTAEQAETLDKALTAAGVEHIIETYAAAHGFAVPDNAPYDEAADEQHWEAMESFFGSRLG encoded by the coding sequence ATGCCGACGATCAAGGACACCATCACCACGCCCGACGGCACCTGTGCCGTGACGCTCGCGACCCCAGAAGGCCATGGTCCTTGGCCCGGCGTGGTCATGTACCCGGACGCCGGCGGTGCGCGGGCGACGTTCGACGACATGGCCGCAAAGCTGGCCGGCTACGGCTTCGCCGTGTTGGTGCCGGATGTGTACTACCGCGACCCGGGCTGGAAGCCGTTCGAGATGGCGACCGTCTTCGGCGACGCCGGCGAACGCAACAGGCTGTTCGCGATGATGCGGAAAGTGACTCCGGACGTCATGGCGGCCGACGCGGCGGCGTTCTTCGATTATCTGGCGGCCAGGCCTGAGGTCACCGACGCGAAATTCGGCACCACCGGGTATTGCATGGGCGGCCGCACGTCCCTCGTGGTGGCCGGCCGGGTGCCCGATCGGGTTGCCGCGGCGATGTCGTTCCACGGCGGCGGGTTGGCCTCCGACGACCCGGGCAGCCCGCATCTGCTGGCCGACAAGATCCAGGCAGCGGTCTATGTCGGCGGCGCCGAGAATGATTCCTCGTTCACCGCCGAGCAGGCGGAAACCCTGGACAAGGCGCTGACGGCCGCCGGCGTCGAACACATCATCGAAACCTACGCAGCGGCACATGGATTCGCTGTTCCCGACAACGCCCCCTACGACGAGGCCGCCGACGAACAGCACTGGGAAGCCATGGAGAGCTTCTTCGGTTCGCGCCTCGGCTGA